AGTGCCCATTCTTCTATCTCTGCAAGGCGCTCCTGCTCCATACCTTCATGCGCTGCGCCAACACCTGGTGGCTGCATGGTTAAAACGTGGGTCAAAGCCGGTGCAATAAGTGCAGTTGCAGAGAGGAAACGACGCTGCTCAAGTGATTCAATCATTGTTGGAAAATCTACCTACTTGCAAAAGTGTGTCAAACGGTAATGAAAGTCGTTTCCGCAATTTCGCCGTTGCCACAGCCAGCGCTGCCAACATCGCGGCGGTGAGCCAGAATCTGATGACTTGCGTTTCCGTCCAACCGAGCTTTGGGGATGTGAAGTATTGGTGGATAGGAGCCATGCGGAAGAGGCGTTGGCCTTCGCCAGTTCGCCAGCGAGTTGAGCTTGAGGTAGTTCACTTGCAGGGTCATGCTCAGAGCCTGGGCGACGATGAGGCCGCCCGGCGCGAGGCTACCCGTGTCGCCTTCATCGGGCGGCGTATCATTTGCCCATGGGCCTCGCACTGCAGGTACTCGAACAGAAGCGGCACAAGGAAGCGACGGGCGGTTGCTTTGGCGGGGCGACGTTGCCGGTCGGTGACGTGCGCGATGGCGTCGGGCGGTCCAAGCCGTCCTGGTTGAAGATGAAGATGCCGGCCGGGGAGCGGTTCGGGAAGATGCGCAAGCTCGTGCAGGAGAACAACCTGCACACCGTCTGCTCCGAGGCCAAATGCCCGAACATCGGCGAGTGCTGGAACGCGGGGACGGCGACGCTGATGATCCTCGGCGACACCTGCACGCGCAGTTGCGGGTTCTGCCACATCAAGACCGGCCGGCCGACGTGGGACGACCCCGACGAGCCGCGGCGTGTCGGCGAGGCGGTCGCGACGATGTCGCTGGGCCACGTCGTCATCACGAGCGTGAACCGCGACGAGCTGCCCGACGGCGGTGCGGGGATTTGGGCCGAGACGATCCGCGAGTGTCGCCGGCAGTCGCCGGGGACGAGCGTCGAGGTGCTCATCCCCGACTTCGAGGGCAACTGGGACGCGCTGCAGCTCGTGATCGACGCGCGGCCGGACATCCTCAACCACAACATGGAAACCGTTCCCAGCCAATACCGCTGGGTCCGCCCGCAGGCGAAGTACCACCGCAGCCTCAAGCTTCTGCAGATCTGCAAGGACGCCGGGCTCGTGACCAAGACCGGCATCATGCTCGGCATCGGCGAGGAGGAGCACGAGATCGAACCGGCCATGGACGACCTGCTCGCCGTCGGCTGCGACATCCTCACGCTCGGCCAGTACCTCCAACCAACGCCCCGCCACCTCCCGGTCGACCGCTGGGTCACGCCGGAGGAGTTCGACCGTTGGAAACAGATCGGCGAAGCCAAAGGCTTCTGCCACGTCGAGTCCGGCCCCCTTGTCCGCAGCAGCTACCACGCGGAGAAGCAAGTTCAGACCTTGTAGCCCGGGACGTGTTCACTACCGTCGTGCGGCGTGAACCGGACCCTGCTTCGACAAATCGCTTGGGTCCTTTACGACGCGGCGAACTCCGGGTTTGGGTTGATCGTGCTCGGACCGGTGTTCGTGTCGGCGTTTACGGATGCGATGTTGCCGCAGCAGCCGGGCTGGCCGCAGGGGGAGGCGGACCGGATCGCGCGGGGGCTGGAGGCGTTCGGAATCATGTTGCCCGGCAGCGGCGTGGTCGCGCTGTTGGCGGCGATCGTCGCGGCGATCGTCGTGCTGTGCGCGCCGGTGCTCGGGGCACTGGCCGACGCGCGGGGCTGGCAGCGTCGGCTGTTCGTCGGCTTCGGCGTCACGGGCGGATTGGTCGGTTTGTGCCTCGCGCTGCTCGGGGAGCAGAGTTGGCTGGCGGGCGCGGTGATCTACGTCGTGGGATTCGTGTGCTTCGGGCTGGCGAACCAGTTTTACAACGCGTATCTGCCGCAACTCGCGCCGCCGGACAAGCAGGGCCTGCTCAGCGGGATCGGCTTCGCCGTCGGCTACATCGGCGGGGCCGGCGGGATGCTGTTGGCCGTCCTGTACCTGCCCAAGCCGTACTCCTGGGCGTTCGGCGGGGTGTGGTGGCTGGTGCTCGCAACGCCGGCGTACCTGCTCATGCCCAGCGTCCCCGCCACGCGCGACTGCGGCAAGAAGTCGATCATCGCCGACGGGTTCGGACGCGTGTGGGAGACCTTCCACGAAGTCCGCAAGTACCGCGTGCTGTTCGTGTTCCTCGCGGCGTTCCTGCTCTACTCCAACGGCACCGAGACGATCATCAATCTCTCCCCCGCGTTCGGCTCCGACGTGATCGGCATGAGCGAGGGCGAGTTGGTGCGGATGTTTCTAATCGTGCAGTTGGTCGCGTTCCTCGGCGCGCTCGGGGCGGGGTTCATCTCCGACCGGGTCGGCAACAAGCCGGTGATCGTGACGACGCTGGTCGTGTGGTGCGTCGGGTCATCGTTGATGTTCTTCATCACGACGCCGATGCAGTTCACCGCGATGGCGTGCGTGATCGGCGTGGTGCTCGGCGGGGTGCAGTCGTCGAGCCGGGCGTTGATGGCTCAACTCGCGCCGGAAGAGATTCGCAACGAAGCGTTCGGACTGTACGCGATCGGTAGCAAGGCCGTGTCGGTGTTCGGGCCGTTGCTGTACGTCGTGCTGTCGGCGGCGCTGGGCGCGCGGTTCGGCGTGTTCGCGGTGCTGCCTTTCCTGCTCGCGGGATTGCTGATCCTGCTAACCGTGCGTGAGCCGAAGTCGGCATAGCAAAACGCCCCGGCACAATTGCGTGTACCGGGGTGCGGTTGCGAAGTTTCTCAGCCTTAGTTACCCAGCAACTGCAGCGCGAGCTGTGGCGTCTGGTTGGCCTGGGCGAGCACGTTGGTGCTCGACTGGCTCAAGATCTGCTGACGGGTGAGCTTTGCCGTGGCTTCGGCGAAGTCCGTGTCGCGGATCGCCGACTCGGCCGCGCTGCTGTTCTCGTAGGCAACGCCCAGCGAGTTGATCGTGCTGCCGATCGTGAACCGCTGGAACGCACCGAGTCGCCCGCGAAGCTGGCTGACCTGTTTGATGGACTCGTCGATGATGCGTTGAGCACGGACGAGGTTGTCGCTCGTGATCTGGTTGGCACCGCCGGAGGAGAGGCTCGAGAGGAAGCCGTCGACGTCGTTACCGAGCGAGCCGCTCGAAACCGACTGCAAGCCGACGGCCGCCTTGTCGGTCTCGGTCACCTTGCTGCCGAGCGCGAACGTCGCCCCACCGCCGGTGACGGCGAAGGTCTTGTTGTTGCCGGCGTTGAGATCCTCGGTGAGACGGAACTCCAGATCGAGGTTGCTGTTGCGGAAGGTCACGTCGAGACCGTCGGTCGTGGCGGTCGCACCGTTGACCTGAACGACAGCGTCGGTGCCCTGATCCTGGGCGTCGAAGAATGTGCCGCTGATGGTCTTGGCACTGACGACTTCGTCGCCGCCGTACTCCTCGGAACGGAGGATGATCTTGTTCGGAACCGAGCCGACCGAGGCGGTGACGCCGGTGGAGACGGTGACGGCGTTGACCGCGGCAACGACCGCGGAAAGCGCCGTACCCGAACCGAACGCCAACTGCTCGACGCCTTCGGTGCCCTTGACCTCGATGACGGCGGTGTTGGACAGGGCCGAGGAGGTGAACGCATTGGAGAGCACACCCTGCGTGGCGGAGTTGGTCACTTCGACCACGACGTTGTTCTTACCACCGTCGGGGATGCGGGCGGCATTGACACGGACGTTGACCACCGCCGACGCGTCGGCCGACGAGGTGGTGTAGTCGTAGGTGCCGTCGAGCAGCTTCTGTCCCTGGAAGCTGGTCGCACTAGAGAGCCGGTTGACGGTCTGGAGGATCGAGTCGATTTGGAGTTGGTTCGCGTCGATCTCTTCCCTGGAGAGGCCGCCGGGGTTGGCCGATTGCGACACGAGCGCCTGGAGCTCGTTGAGCAACGTCGAGACTTCGCTGAGACCGCCCTCGGCGGTACCGATGATGTTGGACGCACGTTCGCCGTTGTCGATGGCCTGCAAGATGCCGGACTTCTCGGCACGGAGGTTTTCGGACGCGATCAGCCCGGCCGGATCATCCGCGCCGGTGTTGATCTGCAGGCCCGTGCTCAAGCGCGTCAGGGAGGTGTTGAGGTCCTGCTGGTTGTTCCGCAAAGTGCGCTGGGCGAGCAGCGACGAGACGTTGGTGTTGATCCGCGTCATGCGAATGTTCCTTCCATGGTCCGGCGAGAAGGTGCCGGTAAGGTTCGATAAGTTCCTCGGCCGATCCGTGGCCGGCGGTGTGGCGCTGTTCCATCACCGCACGCGGTGGCGGGCAACTACACCCGCCGATCCCGCAACCGCTCTCACCCCTCCGGGACGACGCGGCGAAATGCTTCGGTTGTCAGGCCCGAGAATCGATCGATCCCCGAACCGCGATCGCCTCCGGCGGCCGCAACACGTCGCACGAACCTGGAAACACTGAGCCAACTCAACGTCCAATTCGACAGGTCGTGCCGCAAATCCATCGACGTTCACGGCCGCAACGCTTGAACAAGACACGTCCGAAAACACCGTTTTCGCGTTATGGGACGCAGTTACCGGGCGTGCCAGTGTCCTGGCGCAATCAGCAACGGCGGCATGCCGAAGCACGCCGCCGTCGAAGAAAATCAAGGTTGAACCATGTCGCTCAGGGGCGACGACGGCGAACCAGACCCAGACCCGCGATACCGAGCAGGCCCAAGCTCGCCGGCTCAGGAACGGACACCGAAGCATCATCGATGAACAGCACCGACACGCTGCCAGCATCGCCACCCGTCGCGGCCACGAACTGCAGCGTCACGCCGCCGCTGACGTCCTGGCCATCGGGAATCGTCACCGGGAAGCTGAACTCGGTGTAGTCGAGCGGGTCGAGCGTGAGCGGGCCACCGCCGAGAATCACATTACCCGAAGCGCCCCCGCCAGCGATCTCGAAGATCACTTCCGCGATGGCAACACCGCCCGAGGCTCCCTCGCCCTTGAGCGCGAAGGAGACGTCGAGTACATCGCCAGGAGCGGCGCTTCCTTCGGCCAGATTGGCCTGTTTGACGACGGCGCCCGAGGCGGGTGTGTCGTTGAACAACTCGGCGGCAAAGCTGCCGGAGTTCGCGTCACTCGTGATGTTGAACGTGGACCCGGCGGTCGGGAACTCGTCCCAACCGGAGGTGTCACCGGTCTCGAAGCCGCCATTGGTGGTTAGTTCCATGAACTGGCCGTGGGCGGCGGCGGTGACGAACGCGCTGCAGACAGCGACGGTAAGGATGGACTTCATCATCTCGAAACTCCTCGAGTCGGCCGATCGGCCGACGTGTGAATGAATGCCGGCCGACGAACGCCGACGGGCGTGAACAATGCAGAAAAGTAGAGAAACCCTTGCTCGGCACATCCGTTGGCCTCGGGTATGAAATCCCGTGCCGAAGCCGAAAAACGGCCCGAAGGATGGCTCGAACGTCGTGCCCTCTCCTCACGCATGAACCAGAATGGTTCCGACTGCCCAACGCCCTCCGCGATCGACAGTCGCACAGCGGCTACTTGCCATGTAACAGTTACTCTACCCATTCGGCGTGTTCCCGCCTAGCCCTAATTTGCCAGCTCCGGCCGACTTCGCGGAAGTACAAGTCCGTCAGTTATTTACGGGCATTTTGCCGCTTCGTCCCGCGCATCGGCACGGCTGTTAGCGGGTCCTCGGGCCAGCTATGCTTGGGGTAGCGGGCCTTGAGATCCTTGCGGACCTGCGGGTAGGTGTTGGCCCAGAAGCTCGCGAGATCGTCGGTCACCTGCACCGGGCGGTAGTTGGGACCCAGCAAATGCACGAGCACCGGCAAACGGCCGTTCATCACCGCCGGCGTTTTTGTAAGCCCGAACAACTCCTGCAGCCGCACCGCGAGGATCGGCGGATCGTTGGACCAGTCGAGCTTGATCCGGCTGCCGGTCGGCACCTCCACATGCGTCGGGGCCGCCTCTTCCAGCACGCGCGGCAACGGCCACTCCAGCATCCCCGTCAACGCGCCGCGCACGTCCAACGCCGAGACCGAACGCTTGCCGGCACACGCGATCCGCAGCACCGTTTCCGCGTCGAGCGTCGGCCAGTCGTGTTCCGGCAGCGCGCCGGCAGCGGCGGTCACGCGTTGCCACAAATCGCCGGCCTCGCGCTCAACGATGCCGGCAGCGTCGGGCCGCAACGCCTCGAACAACGCCTCCCCCACGACCGTGTCATCGACGGTCACGCCGGTGTCCTCGCGGAGCACGAGGTCACCGAGCGTCGTCCGCCGGACGCCGATGACCTTGCCGCGCTCAGCGTCGAACACCGCGGCATTACTCACGCGGATGCGGTCACCGAACGTCTCGTACAACAGGTCCAGCGCCACCGGCTCGGCCAGTGTCACCGTCGCCTCGGCAGCGCGGCTGCGTGTGTCGTGCCGCACGTCCAAGGCCACAAGAAACTCCGGCGCGCCCGCAAGCGGCTCGGCGAGCTTCACGCCGCGCCCGTCCGGCATCACGCCACGCAGCTCGTCCCGCATCCGGCAAAGCCGATCGGGGAACGCGAGCAGGGCCAGCGTTGCCAGCGGCACGGTCTGCGACTTGCCGGCAAAACGGTGTAGTTGCCGCATCGTTCGCCGCACACGTTCGGCGGCGGGATCGCGTGATTGCTGCAAGTCTCGAAGCCGGGCGCCGAGCGTCATGCCGCGGCCGATCGGCTTCTCACTGAGCAACGCGGCCACCGCCACCGCGTCTTCGCCGCCTTCGATCAGGAGCCGACCCAAGCGCGGATGGACGGGTATCTCCCGAAGCCGCTCGCCGATGTCGGTGAGCCGACCGCTTCGGGTCGCGCCCAGCAGTTCGAGCAACCCCTCGGCATGTCCGAGCATCTCCGCTTTCGGCCGATCGAACCACCCAAACCCAGCCCCGTCGGTCCCCCACCCGTGTACCGCGAGCAGGCCATCGGCGAGGTCGACGCGGTGGACCTCGGGCGCGTCGAACTTGGGCCGGGCGCTGTTTTCCGACTGCCGCCAGAGCCGAACGCAAACGCCGGCCTCGGTGCGACCGGCACGGCCGGCGCGTTGGGTCGCCGAGGCGTGGCTGATGCGGGCGAGTTCGAGCTTGTCCATGCCGCGCTGCGGGTCGAAGCGGGCTTGGCGGGCCCAGCCGGTGTCGATCACGCACCGCACCCCCGGCACGGTCAGCGACGTCTCGGCGATGTTCGTCGCGCAGATCACCCGCCGCCGTTCGCTCGGCCGCAGCGCGGCCTGCTGCTCGTCAAACGGCAGCGATCCGTGCAGCGGGCGTTTGTCCCATTCCGGCAAGTGCTGCCGCCGCAACGTCGCGTCGATCTCCGCCGCACCGGGGAGAAAAATCAACACATCGCCGTCGTCGGGCACGGCGTCCCAACCATGCGCGACGGCATCGGCAAACCCGTCGGGCGAAAGGTCCAACGCTGCCGGCGGTCGATGCACCACGTCAACCGGAAACACCCGCCCGCCGACCGTCACCGGTGCGCCCGCGTCGATGAACTCGGCCACCGGCCCCGCGTCGAGCGTCGCGCTCATCACCACCACCGCCAGGTCCGGCCGCGCCGCCCGCACCTCCTTGAGCATCGCCAAAGCCAGGTCCGCGTGGATCGAGCGTTCGTGAAACTCGTCGAGGATCACGCAGCCGACGCCGTCGAGCAGCGGGTCGGCGATGAGCCGGCGCGTGAGCAGGGCTTCGGTCAGGAACAGCAACCGAGTCTGGTCGGAGCTGACGCGATCGAAGCGGACGTGATAGCCGACTTCGCGACCGAGTTGCCAACCGTTTTCATCGGCGACCCGCTGTGCCGCAGCCCGTGCCGCGACTCGTCGCGGCTGAAGGCACAGCACCTGTCCAATCGTCACATCCAGCAACGCCGGCGGTAAGCGTGTGGTCTTACCCGCCCCCGGCTCGGCGGCGAGCACCAACACGCACGAGGCCCCGACAGTGGCCGCCAACGCCGGTAAATGCGTGTCGATGGGCAGTTGGATCGGGGGCGTGACCGGCATGCGCGCCGCATGGTATCGGCCGGGGCTGCGACAAATTCGCTTGCGGCTCCGCGAAATCGTTATATGATTTGGGGAACAACGGCTCACCCTCCCGAGCCGCCCGAATGGCATTTCGGACGCATTGGGCGTTCGAGGAAACGAGAACCGGCTTCCGCCGGGTTAATCACGGTCGTACCACTGATTTGGTGCGTCTCACATTCCCCTGGGAGGGAACCATGCGTAAGTGTATTTTCAGCGCGGCTGCAGCTGCGGTTTTTGGCATTTCCACCGTCGCGTCCGCCGCCATCGTTTATGACGAAGCGGTCGATGGTGATTTCTCCAACGACGCCGGCGCGCCAACCCCGGTCGTGCTGGTTGACGGCTTGAGCACGATCAGCGGCACCATCGGCGGAGCCGAGGGACGCGACGTGTTCACGTTCACCATCGGTGCCGGCGAGTCGGTCGATTCGATCATCCTCGCCGAGTACTCACAGGACAATACCACGAGCATGGACGTCGACCTCGACGGCAGTGACCTCGGTCTTGTCACTCTGCGAGACGAGTTTGTGACCGGCGAACTGCTCGGTACCCAGGTTTTGGGAACCGACGTTGCCCTGCCGTCGTCGCTCGGCCCCGGCACGTACGTCTTCAACCTCGCCGAGTTCGGCGCGGCCCTGGACTACCAGTTGGACATCACCTTCGTCGGTGCTGCCATTCCCGAGCCGGCCAGCCTCGGCCTGCTCAGCGCGGCGGGCCTCGGCCTGATCCGCCGTCGGAAGTAACCCCTGTTTTCGTCACACGCCGACCTGACGGTCGACGTGCGGCTTTGGCCGATCTCGCGAACGGTGCGAGGCTTGGCCGACAATCTGTAGGAAGCCGGCCCCCCTGATGCCGCCGACGCACCCACCTGTCGTGGGCGTCGGCACGATCGAGAAGGAGGGCGCGGGCCGGCGCATTACTTCCCCCTCCCCGAACCGGAGATCGTCATGCCTCGAATTTCTCGCCGTAACACGAGAGGGTTCACCCTCGTCGAGTTGCTCGTCGTCATCGGCATCATCGCGCTGCTGATCAGTATCCTGCTGCCGTCCCTCCAAAGCGCAAGGCGATCGGCCAACACGGTTAAATGTCTCGCGGCCCTGCGTGAGATCGGCAACGCCTATCAGTTTTACGCCCTCGACTTCGAGCAGAAGCTACCGCCGGCCGTGTGGGAAGAAGGCAACACCCGCTTACCCATCGGTGACGGCGTGGGCAACGACGAGCAGCGTCGCTGGGCCGACCTGATCATCGAGTACCTCACCAGCGTCGACATCGACCCGACCAAGACCGATGATGCCGGGAACCTGATTCCGATCATCCAACAGATCGAAGAAGCCCGCGACAACTCCGTCGTCTGGGGTTGCACCGAATGGCAGAACTACCGCGACAGCACGTTCTACGACCCGCGTCGTCCCGGCTACGGGATGGTTTACTACGGCCCGGAGTGGTTCAAGGCCGGCCGCGCGGGTGTTGGCATTGTCGATGCACTGCAAGACCGTTCCGACACGCAGTACTACTACATCACCGGCAGCCTCAACCGCGGGACGATCCCCAAGTCCACCGACGCCAACTCGGACTTCCCGCTCGTGACCGACGCGGTAACCCACATCGTGGGCGTGCCCGGCTACGACACCGAATGGAACTGGGATTGGGACTGGTACCCGTGGACCCCGCAGGCCGGCGGCTATGACTACCTGATCGACCAGACCCGCCACAAAGATGTGGGTCGCACCGACGTTTTTGCT
Above is a window of Planctomycetota bacterium DNA encoding:
- the lipA gene encoding lipoyl synthase, whose product is MGLALQVLEQKRHKEATGGCFGGATLPVGDVRDGVGRSKPSWLKMKMPAGERFGKMRKLVQENNLHTVCSEAKCPNIGECWNAGTATLMILGDTCTRSCGFCHIKTGRPTWDDPDEPRRVGEAVATMSLGHVVITSVNRDELPDGGAGIWAETIRECRRQSPGTSVEVLIPDFEGNWDALQLVIDARPDILNHNMETVPSQYRWVRPQAKYHRSLKLLQICKDAGLVTKTGIMLGIGEEEHEIEPAMDDLLAVGCDILTLGQYLQPTPRHLPVDRWVTPEEFDRWKQIGEAKGFCHVESGPLVRSSYHAEKQVQTL
- a CDS encoding prepilin-type N-terminal cleavage/methylation domain-containing protein, which codes for MPRISRRNTRGFTLVELLVVIGIIALLISILLPSLQSARRSANTVKCLAALREIGNAYQFYALDFEQKLPPAVWEEGNTRLPIGDGVGNDEQRRWADLIIEYLTSVDIDPTKTDDAGNLIPIIQQIEEARDNSVVWGCTEWQNYRDSTFYDPRRPGYGMVYYGPEWFKAGRAGVGIVDALQDRSDTQYYYITGSLNRGTIPKSTDANSDFPLVTDAVTHIVGVPGYDTEWNWDWDWYPWTPQAGGYDYLIDQTRHKDVGRTDVFARGTNALFWDGHAATESIGGMWEAMTKKEIPPAP
- the hrpB gene encoding ATP-dependent helicase HrpB, which translates into the protein MPVTPPIQLPIDTHLPALAATVGASCVLVLAAEPGAGKTTRLPPALLDVTIGQVLCLQPRRVAARAAAQRVADENGWQLGREVGYHVRFDRVSSDQTRLLFLTEALLTRRLIADPLLDGVGCVILDEFHERSIHADLALAMLKEVRAARPDLAVVVMSATLDAGPVAEFIDAGAPVTVGGRVFPVDVVHRPPAALDLSPDGFADAVAHGWDAVPDDGDVLIFLPGAAEIDATLRRQHLPEWDKRPLHGSLPFDEQQAALRPSERRRVICATNIAETSLTVPGVRCVIDTGWARQARFDPQRGMDKLELARISHASATQRAGRAGRTEAGVCVRLWRQSENSARPKFDAPEVHRVDLADGLLAVHGWGTDGAGFGWFDRPKAEMLGHAEGLLELLGATRSGRLTDIGERLREIPVHPRLGRLLIEGGEDAVAVAALLSEKPIGRGMTLGARLRDLQQSRDPAAERVRRTMRQLHRFAGKSQTVPLATLALLAFPDRLCRMRDELRGVMPDGRGVKLAEPLAGAPEFLVALDVRHDTRSRAAEATVTLAEPVALDLLYETFGDRIRVSNAAVFDAERGKVIGVRRTTLGDLVLREDTGVTVDDTVVGEALFEALRPDAAGIVEREAGDLWQRVTAAAGALPEHDWPTLDAETVLRIACAGKRSVSALDVRGALTGMLEWPLPRVLEEAAPTHVEVPTGSRIKLDWSNDPPILAVRLQELFGLTKTPAVMNGRLPVLVHLLGPNYRPVQVTDDLASFWANTYPQVRKDLKARYPKHSWPEDPLTAVPMRGTKRQNARK
- a CDS encoding MFS transporter; protein product: MNRTLLRQIAWVLYDAANSGFGLIVLGPVFVSAFTDAMLPQQPGWPQGEADRIARGLEAFGIMLPGSGVVALLAAIVAAIVVLCAPVLGALADARGWQRRLFVGFGVTGGLVGLCLALLGEQSWLAGAVIYVVGFVCFGLANQFYNAYLPQLAPPDKQGLLSGIGFAVGYIGGAGGMLLAVLYLPKPYSWAFGGVWWLVLATPAYLLMPSVPATRDCGKKSIIADGFGRVWETFHEVRKYRVLFVFLAAFLLYSNGTETIINLSPAFGSDVIGMSEGELVRMFLIVQLVAFLGALGAGFISDRVGNKPVIVTTLVVWCVGSSLMFFITTPMQFTAMACVIGVVLGGVQSSSRALMAQLAPEEIRNEAFGLYAIGSKAVSVFGPLLYVVLSAALGARFGVFAVLPFLLAGLLILLTVREPKSA
- a CDS encoding flagellin — encoded protein: MTRINTNVSSLLAQRTLRNNQQDLNTSLTRLSTGLQINTGADDPAGLIASENLRAEKSGILQAIDNGERASNIIGTAEGGLSEVSTLLNELQALVSQSANPGGLSREEIDANQLQIDSILQTVNRLSSATSFQGQKLLDGTYDYTTSSADASAVVNVRVNAARIPDGGKNNVVVEVTNSATQGVLSNAFTSSALSNTAVIEVKGTEGVEQLAFGSGTALSAVVAAVNAVTVSTGVTASVGSVPNKIILRSEEYGGDEVVSAKTISGTFFDAQDQGTDAVVQVNGATATTDGLDVTFRNSNLDLEFRLTEDLNAGNNKTFAVTGGGATFALGSKVTETDKAAVGLQSVSSGSLGNDVDGFLSSLSSGGANQITSDNLVRAQRIIDESIKQVSQLRGRLGAFQRFTIGSTINSLGVAYENSSAAESAIRDTDFAEATAKLTRQQILSQSSTNVLAQANQTPQLALQLLGN
- a CDS encoding PEP-CTERM sorting domain-containing protein, giving the protein MRKCIFSAAAAAVFGISTVASAAIVYDEAVDGDFSNDAGAPTPVVLVDGLSTISGTIGGAEGRDVFTFTIGAGESVDSIILAEYSQDNTTSMDVDLDGSDLGLVTLRDEFVTGELLGTQVLGTDVALPSSLGPGTYVFNLAEFGAALDYQLDITFVGAAIPEPASLGLLSAAGLGLIRRRK
- a CDS encoding PEP-CTERM sorting domain-containing protein, translating into MKSILTVAVCSAFVTAAAHGQFMELTTNGGFETGDTSGWDEFPTAGSTFNITSDANSGSFAAELFNDTPASGAVVKQANLAEGSAAPGDVLDVSFALKGEGASGGVAIAEVIFEIAGGGASGNVILGGGPLTLDPLDYTEFSFPVTIPDGQDVSGGVTLQFVAATGGDAGSVSVLFIDDASVSVPEPASLGLLGIAGLGLVRRRRP